A portion of the Musa acuminata AAA Group cultivar baxijiao chromosome BXJ1-1, Cavendish_Baxijiao_AAA, whole genome shotgun sequence genome contains these proteins:
- the LOC103972969 gene encoding pentatricopeptide repeat-containing protein At5g65560: MVRLLLPLSLPSHPSSFSLLSLASPLSHLFLSFLPHSQESLQQRPRRGGGEDDEEEEWVVSKAQHILSQTKWANSPDLIHLAEALLPRHVPEILRTHLDPCRAVSFLRWLSQRHFYKPCPDDYFALIDRLLAARMLTPANRACSQMVRSFETMDDMIRVIDFLNGSRSDGLVLDLYCYNGILIQLGKLQMVGVAMNVYRQMLGRGIEPNLLTYNTMINILCRDGKVKEAGCILSRILQLEMKPDTFTYTSLILGHCRNCDLNSAFWIFEWMVKEGCNPNSVTYSTLINGLCDDGKVDEALGLMNVMVQKGVQPTVYTYTVPISVLCNSGQVSKACRLVIDMRSRRCMPNVQTYTALISGFCKSDGLHLAIGLFHKMLREGMTPNTITYNALIDGLCEKRRIQSATKVFEAMEGRGCMPNLQTYNEMMKGFCLVGAVEKAMVLFHRLLMSGPPPNQITYNTIIYGYCKIGNHNNAIRMVYLMKENGHKPDEWTYTELICGFCKGGELDLACKALEVMAEQGLRLNVVTYTTLIDGYSKEGKLDIALSLLNNMEENGCKPNLQTFNAIISGFAKQNQLAEAEKLCSEMVQQGLLPNVVTYTSLINGLSKNGATSVAIRVMDEMVEQGCSPNLHTYSALIHGLCQEGNAQDAEKMFLEMEDRGLVPDEVTYTSMMDGWIMVGRVDDAFSLLKRMVTTGNKPNYWTYSVLMKGLWKEKQLTAKKLAAVPNAVSTCSIDEKATSVDIFSSLLMRLPEYGYELNIDEYRTLVCGLCGEGRWSEADQVVKSMAVQGLPLDEEIYNSLLQVYANNLKIEHALELLNAMTSIGFEPCLMGYKSLICALCEVDRVQEAQNLFHCMLLQHWSPDEVVWTILIDGLIKGGKPTLCTEFLQIMEAKGCKPTLHTHAILARELSAKDKSSKTSIVEILET; this comes from the coding sequence ATGGTGagactcctcctccctctctctctcccgaGTCACCCTTcatccttctctctcctctccctcgctTCTCCTCTCTCCCACCTCTTCCTTTCCTTCCTCCCCCACTCCCAGGAATCTCTGCAGCAACGACCGAGACGAGGGGGAGGAGAAGACGACGAGGAAGAAGAGTGGGTCGTCTCCAAAGCCCAGCATATCCTCTCCCAGACCAAGTGGGCCAATAGTCCCGATCTCATCCACCTCGCCGAAGCCCTCCTCCCCCGCCACGTACCTGAGATCCTGCGAACCCACCTCGACCCCTGCCGCGCCGTCTCTTTCCTCCGCTGGCTCTCTCAGCGGCATTTCTACAAACCCTGTCCGGACGACTACTTCGCGCTGATCGATCGGCTCCTCGCCGCGAGGATGCTCACGCCCGCCAATCGCGCCTGCAGCCAGATGGTCAGATCTTTCGAGACTATGGATGATATGATCCGCGTCATCGATTTCTTGAATGGCTCGAGGAGCGACGGATTGGTGCTCGATCTTTATTGCTATAACGGCATCTTGATCCAGCTGGGGAAGCTTCAGATGGTCGGGGTTGCGATGAATGTTTACCGCCAGATGTTGGGCCGTGGCATAGAGCCGAATCTCTTGACTTACAATACTATGATCAATATTTTGTGTAGGGATGGCAAGGTCAAGGAGGCTGGATGCATCTTGAGTAGGATTTTGCAGCTCGAGATGAAGCCCGATACTTTTACTTACACCTCGCTGATACTTGGGCATTGTAGGAATTGTGATCTCAATTCAGCATTTTGGATCTTTGAATGGATGGTTAAGGAGGGATGCAACCCGAATTCTGTGACATACTCGACGCTGATCAATGGACTATGTGATGATGGTAAGGTGGATGAAGCATTAGGGCTAATGAATGTGATGGTGCAGAAGGGCGTGCAGCCAACTGTATACACATACACTGTCCCAATTTCAGTCCTTTGCAACTCTGGGCAGGTAAGCAAGGCCTGCAGGTTGGTGATTGATATGAGGAGTAGGAGATGCATGCCTAATGTGCAAACTTACACAGCCCTTATCAGTGGGTTCTGCAAATCTGATGGACTTCACTTGGCAATTGGGTTGTTTCATAAGATGCTGAGGGAAGGAATGACTCCGAATACGATCACATATAATGCTTTGATCGATGGGTTGTGTGAGAAGAGGAGAATTCAATCTGCCACAAAGGTTTTTGAAGCAATGGAGGGGCGAGGTTGCATGCCGAATTTGCAGACCTACAATGAGATGATGAAGGGATTCTGCCTGGTTGGTGCTGTTGAAAAGGCAATGGTTCTCTTTCACAGATTGCTCATGTCAGGTCCTCCACCAAACCAGATTACTTATAACACTATCATATATGGATACTGTAAGATTGGCAACCATAATAATGCCATTCGGATGGTTTATCTGATGAAAGAAAATGGACACAAGCCTGATGAGTGGACTTATACTGAACTTATTTGTGGATTTTGCAAAGGAGGTGAGCTGGATTTAGCTTGCAAGGCACTTGAAGTAATGGCTGAACAAGGTTTAAGGTTGAATGTAGTCACTTACACTACCTTAATCGATGGGTATAGCAAGGAAGGGAAGCTAGATATTGCTTTGTCCTTATTGAATAATATGGAGGAAAATGGCTGCAAGCCAAATTTGCAGACTTTTAATGCTATTATTAGTGGTTTTGCAAAGCAAAATCAGTTAGCAGAAGCAGAAAAACTATGTAGTGAGATGGTTCAACAAGGTTTGTTGCCTAATGTTGTAACTTATACATCTCTGATCAATGGGTTGTCCAAGAATGGTGCCACATCTGTTGCAATAAGAGTCATGGATGAAATGGTTGAGCAAGGCTGTTCACCAAATCTTCATACTTATAGTGCTCTCATCCATGGCTTATGTCAGGAGGGCAACGCTCAGGATGCTGAGAAGATGTTTTTGGAAATGGAAGACAGAGGATTAGTTCCAGATGAGGTTACATATACTTCGATGATGGATGGTTGGATTATGGTAGGTAGGGTCGATGATGCCTTTTCACTATTGAAGCGGATGGTCACTACCGGAAATAAACCTAACTATTGGACATACAGTGTTTTGATGAAAGGATTATGGAAGGAGAAACAACTGACAGCAAAGAAACTTGCAGCTGTGCCAAATGCAGTCTCCACATGCAGCATAGATGAAAAAGCTACCAGTGTAGATATTTTTTCTAGTCTATTAATGAGATTACCCGAGTATGGATATGAACTGAATATTGATGAGTATAGAACCTTGGTATGTGGCTTATGTGGAGAAGGTAGGTGGTCTGAGGCAGATCAGGTTGTCAAAAGTATGGCTGTGCAAGGCCTGCCTCTAGATGAAGAGATCTATAATTCCTTGCTACAAGTTTATGcaaataatctgaaaattgaacatGCTTTGGAATTACTGAATGCAATGACTTCCATTGGATTCGAGCCATGTCTAATGGGTTATAAGTCACTAATATGTGCCTTATGCGAAGTTGATAGGGTGCAAGAAGCTCAGAATCTTTTCCATTGTATGCTTCTGCAGCACTGGAGCCCTGATGAAGTTGTTTGGACAATACTAATTGATGGACTTATAAAGGGAGGCAAACCAACTCTATGCACAGAGTTTCTCCAGATAATGGAAGCTAAGGGTTGCAAGCCCACTTTACATACTCATGCTATTCTGGCCAGAGAATTGTCTGCAAAAGACAAATCATCAAAAACTTCAATAGTTGAGATACTGGAGACCTGA
- the LOC135677628 gene encoding probable serine acetyltransferase 4 — protein MPCEVMAACVQSCCAKSAMIKSVAFDATRSLIHGTGLCQLMVDLSLVDEVWCRIQEEARAVAEEEPLLHKLYDDLVLSHETLESALSANLASKLAVPALLSTSVLRDLFSAVLGNDPEIRRAIRVDLRAARDRDPACDKMVHCFLYYKGFMALQVHRVAHRLWIEGRRSVALLLQSRVSEVFAVDIHPGARIGVGVLLDHATGLVIGETAVVGDDVSFLHGVTLGGTGKEIGDRHPKIGDGVLIGAGTQVLGNVRIGEGAKIGAGSVVLKPVPPRTTAVGNPARLIGGKEKPVRLESRAGLTMDHTSWSACTT, from the coding sequence ATGCCTTGCGAGGTGATGGCCGCCTGCGTCCAGAGCTGCTGCGCCAAGTCCGCCATGATCAAATCCGTCGCTTTTGACGCTACCCGATCTCTCATCCACGGGACCGGTCTCTGCCAGCTCATGGTCGACCTCTCCCTCGTCGACGAGGTGTGGTGCAGGATACAGGAAGAGGCGCGAGCCGTCGCCGAAGAGGAGCCCCTCCTCCACAAGCTCTACGACGACCTCGTCCTCTCTCATGAAACATTAGAATCCGCTCTCTCCGCCAACCTCGCCAGCAAGCTGGCCGTACCCGCCCTCCTCTCCACCAGCGTCCTCCGGGATCTATTCTCCGCGGTTCTGGGGAACGACCCTGAGATCCGACGGGCCATCCGCGTCGACCTCCGCGCCGCTAGGGACCGTGACCCGGCTTGCGATAAGATGGTACATTGCTTCCTCTACTACAAGGGCTTCATGGCGCTGCAGGTGCACCGGGTGGCCCACCGACTTTGGATCGAGGGTCGTAGGTCGGTGGCACTACTGCTGCAGAGTCGCGTGTCAGAGGTCTTCGCGGTAGACATCCACCCGGGGGCTCGGATCGGGGTCGGCGTGTTGTTGGACCACGCCACTGGGTTGGTGATCGGCGAGACGGCGGTGGTTGGAGATGACGTCTCGTTCCTGCACGGTGTCACGTTGGGCGGCACCGGAAAGGAGATCGGCGATCGGCACCCGAAGATCGGCGATGGGGTGCTGATCGGCGCTGGGACACAAGTGCTGGGAAATGTGAGGATCGGGGAAGGGGCAAAAATCGGGGCCGGGTCGGTGGTGCTGAAGCCGGTGCCGCCGAGGACAACAGCAGTGGGGAACCCAGCAAGACTGATCGGCGGCAAGGAGAAGCCGGTCCGTTTGGAGAGCCGAGCTGGCCTGACCATGGACCACACCTCGTGGTCGGCTTGTACCACCTGA